From Micromonospora rifamycinica, a single genomic window includes:
- a CDS encoding VWA domain-containing protein, protein MDDMRLALLLNAVSPAIGGVLVRGEKGTAKSTAVRALAALLPPVDRVAGCRFGCDPAAPDPTCPDGPHPAAGPVERRPARLVELPVGAAEDRVVGSLDLEKALAEGVRAFEPGLLAAAHRGVLYVDEVNLLHDHLVDLLLDAAAMGRCHVEREGVSVSHAARFLLVGTMNPEEGELRPQLLDRFGLTVEVAASRDPAVRVEVVRRRLAADADPAGFAARWAAADAEVAARVAAARGRLDRVLLPDAALRQIAEVCAAFDVDGMRADIVTARTAVAHAAWQGRDRVTADDVRVAARLALPHRRRRDPFDTPGLDEKRLDEALQRARDEYPDDEPPGTGPSGPDDPSDGPDGSGPGGPGGPPTGGTGPGGPGADRRYPGADGPHAGGDHRGGPADTADERPAGDRSTHDRDLRDSGPDQGDDSRADGWSGPSGAGSDRSEGGAGRPGRPGGGADAGEPAAGGSSVAVPQRGMTARLFTAPGVGDGVPGRRSRARTGRGRTTGARVPAGRPAAVHLPATLRAAAPHQAGRGRRGGRLLVRPDDLREAVREGREGNLVLFVVDASGSMGARQRMSAVKGAVLALLTDAYQRRDTVAVVAFRGTGAQVVLPATSSVLAASARLAELPTGGRTPLAEGLLAAADLLRVQRLRDPRRRPLVLVVTDGRATAGTRPLERSARAAAVLAATGAPCVVVDCEAGPVRLHLARRLAGQLGAAHHHLDTVAADPLAGLATVGSPGRVR, encoded by the coding sequence ATGGACGATATGCGGCTGGCGCTGCTGCTCAACGCGGTCAGCCCGGCGATCGGCGGGGTGCTCGTCCGGGGCGAGAAGGGGACCGCCAAGTCGACCGCCGTGCGCGCCCTGGCCGCCCTGCTCCCGCCGGTGGACCGGGTCGCCGGCTGCCGGTTCGGCTGCGACCCGGCCGCCCCCGACCCGACCTGCCCGGACGGCCCGCACCCGGCGGCCGGGCCGGTCGAGCGGCGGCCGGCCCGGTTGGTGGAGCTGCCGGTCGGCGCCGCCGAGGACCGGGTGGTGGGCTCGCTCGACCTGGAGAAGGCCCTCGCCGAGGGGGTACGCGCCTTCGAGCCCGGCCTGCTCGCCGCCGCACACCGGGGGGTGCTCTACGTCGACGAGGTGAACCTGCTCCACGACCATCTGGTCGACCTGCTCCTGGACGCCGCGGCGATGGGCCGCTGCCACGTCGAGCGGGAAGGGGTCTCGGTGAGCCATGCCGCCCGGTTCCTGCTGGTCGGCACGATGAACCCGGAGGAGGGGGAGCTGCGTCCGCAGCTGCTGGACCGGTTCGGGCTCACCGTCGAGGTGGCCGCCAGCCGTGATCCGGCCGTCCGGGTGGAGGTGGTGCGCCGACGGCTCGCCGCCGACGCCGATCCGGCCGGGTTCGCCGCCCGGTGGGCCGCTGCCGACGCCGAGGTGGCCGCCCGGGTCGCCGCCGCCCGGGGCCGGCTCGACCGGGTGCTGCTGCCCGACGCCGCGCTGCGGCAGATCGCCGAGGTCTGTGCCGCGTTCGACGTCGACGGGATGCGCGCCGACATCGTCACCGCCCGCACCGCGGTGGCGCACGCCGCCTGGCAGGGCCGGGACCGGGTGACCGCCGACGACGTACGGGTCGCCGCCCGGCTCGCCCTGCCGCACCGCCGTCGCCGCGACCCGTTCGACACCCCGGGCCTGGACGAGAAGCGCCTCGACGAGGCGTTGCAGCGGGCCCGCGACGAGTACCCCGACGACGAGCCGCCCGGCACCGGCCCGTCCGGCCCGGACGACCCCTCCGACGGGCCGGACGGCTCCGGCCCGGGTGGACCGGGCGGCCCTCCGACCGGCGGGACCGGCCCGGGTGGACCCGGTGCCGACCGGCGGTACCCCGGCGCTGACGGGCCGCACGCCGGCGGTGACCACCGCGGCGGACCGGCGGACACCGCCGACGAGCGTCCCGCCGGGGACCGGTCGACCCACGACCGGGACCTCCGCGACAGTGGGCCGGACCAGGGCGACGACTCCCGGGCCGACGGGTGGTCGGGACCGTCCGGGGCCGGGTCCGACCGGTCCGAGGGCGGTGCGGGACGGCCCGGTCGGCCGGGCGGCGGCGCGGACGCCGGTGAGCCGGCGGCCGGTGGGTCCTCGGTGGCCGTACCCCAGCGGGGGATGACGGCCCGGTTGTTCACCGCGCCGGGGGTGGGTGACGGGGTGCCCGGCCGGCGGTCGCGGGCCCGGACCGGGCGGGGGCGGACCACCGGCGCGCGGGTGCCGGCCGGTCGGCCCGCCGCGGTGCACCTGCCGGCGACCCTGCGCGCCGCCGCCCCGCACCAGGCCGGGCGGGGCCGGCGCGGGGGCCGGCTGCTGGTGCGCCCCGACGACCTGCGGGAGGCGGTCCGGGAGGGCCGCGAGGGCAACCTGGTGCTGTTCGTGGTCGACGCCAGCGGGTCGATGGGGGCGCGGCAGCGGATGTCGGCGGTGAAGGGCGCGGTGCTCGCCCTGCTCACCGACGCCTACCAGCGCCGGGACACGGTGGCGGTGGTCGCCTTCCGGGGCACTGGCGCACAGGTGGTGCTGCCGGCGACCTCCTCGGTGCTGGCCGCCTCGGCGCGACTGGCCGAGCTGCCCACCGGCGGGCGTACCCCGCTGGCGGAGGGGTTGCTCGCCGCCGCCGACCTGCTGCGGGTGCAGCGGCTGCGAGATCCGCGACGGCGCCCGCTGGTGCTGGTGGTCACCGACGGCCGGGCCACCGCCGGCACCCGGCCGCTGGAGCGGTCGGCGCGGGCCGCGGCCGTCCTGGCCGCCACCGGTGCGCCGTGCGTGGTGGTCGACTGCGAGGCCGGTCCGGTCCGGCTGCACCTGGCCCGCCGGCTCGCCGGCCAGCTCGGCGCGGCCCATCACCATCTCGACACGGTGGCCGCCGACCCGCTGGCCGGTCTCGCCACCGTCGGATCGCCCGGAAGGGTGCGCTGA
- the cobN gene encoding cobaltochelatase subunit CobN, translated as MHILLLSTADTDLLAARASAADYRLANPTRVELDAVPTLLDGVDLAVVRLLGGRQTWPDGLAAVLGSGVPTIVLGGEAVPDAELMAASTVPSGVATEALSYLVEGGAENLAQLARFLSDTVLLTGEGFAPPTPTPPYGILDRRPTPRPATGHGGPSDGGGRPTVGIVFYRAHALAGNTGFVETLADAVDAAGGDPLPIFCGSLRGLTPGDGPLDLFARCDALVVTVLAAGGTVAADASGGGDEDAWDVGALAALDVPVIQALCLTSTREQWAGSDAGLSPLDAAMQVAIPEFDGRIVTVPFSFKRIDADGLSVYAADAERAARVAGIAVRQARLRHLRPADRRLAIVLSSYPTKHSRVGNAVGLDTPASAVRLLAALAAAGYHLGDAPPPTDGDALIHALIAAGGHDVEWLTPEQLSAAEARVPGETYRRWFDQVPADLRDRIREHWGEPPGGLYTDGGDIVLAGLRFGNVTLLIQPPRGFGENPIAIYHDPDLPPSHHYLAAYRWLAAPVADGGFGADAVVHLGKHGTLEWLPGKGLGLAADCAPDAVLGDLPLVYPFIVNDPGEGTQAKRRAHAVVVDHLVPPMARAETYGDLAKLEQLLDEYATVQALDPAKVPVVRGQIWELVRAAELHHDLHTEAMPAADDFDDFVLHLDGYLCEVKDVQIRDGLHILAEVPTGEARVNLVLAVLRAPQVWGGTRTLPGLRQALAAGYGLDEQALLAEPGARVAVPAALTDVVDGPAVTAADAVDLIEALARRLVLGMETLGWDADRADAVVAEVTGDGCPDVVEVLRFAAREVVPRLDRTTDEITHTLGALAGRFVPPGPSGSPTRGLVNVLPTGRNFYSVDPKAIPSRNAWDVGVALAESLLARYRADTGEYPRSVGLTVWGTSAMRTQGDDIAEVLALLGCRPVWDDRSRRVTGVEVVPTAELGRPRVDVTVRISGFFRDAFPHVVTLLDDAVRLVAALDEPAGENYLRAHVAADLATHGDERRATARIFGSKPGAYGAGLLPLIDARSWRTDADLAEVYAVWGGYAYGRGLDGREARADMERSFARIAVAAKNQDTREHDIVDSDDYFQYHGGMVAMVRHLTGAAPAAYVGDSAMPHDVRTRTLGEETRRVFRARVVNPKWIAAMRRHGYKGAFELAATVDYLFGYDATAGVVDDWMYEQLAEAYLFDEPTREFLERSNPWALRGITERLLEAADRGLWAAPDPATLDRLRETYLATEGDLEERQ; from the coding sequence GTGCACATCCTGCTGCTGTCCACCGCCGACACCGACCTGCTCGCCGCCCGCGCCAGCGCCGCCGACTACCGGCTCGCCAACCCCACCCGGGTCGAGCTGGACGCCGTGCCGACCCTGCTCGACGGGGTGGACCTGGCCGTGGTACGACTGCTCGGTGGGCGGCAGACGTGGCCGGACGGCCTCGCCGCGGTGCTCGGCTCCGGCGTGCCCACGATCGTGCTCGGCGGCGAGGCGGTGCCCGACGCGGAGCTGATGGCGGCCTCGACGGTGCCCTCCGGAGTGGCCACCGAAGCCCTGTCCTACCTGGTCGAAGGGGGTGCGGAGAACCTCGCCCAGCTGGCCCGGTTCCTCTCCGACACGGTCCTGCTCACCGGCGAGGGCTTCGCCCCGCCCACCCCCACCCCGCCCTACGGCATCCTCGACCGCCGCCCCACCCCCCGCCCGGCCACCGGGCACGGGGGACCATCGGACGGCGGCGGGCGGCCCACGGTGGGGATCGTCTTCTACCGGGCGCACGCGCTGGCCGGCAACACCGGCTTCGTCGAGACCCTCGCCGACGCGGTCGACGCGGCCGGCGGCGACCCGCTGCCGATCTTCTGCGGCTCGCTGCGCGGGCTCACCCCCGGCGACGGACCGCTGGACCTCTTCGCCCGGTGCGACGCCCTCGTCGTCACCGTCCTCGCCGCCGGGGGGACGGTCGCCGCCGACGCCTCCGGCGGCGGCGACGAGGACGCCTGGGACGTCGGCGCGCTGGCCGCCCTCGACGTGCCGGTGATCCAGGCGCTCTGCCTGACCAGCACCCGCGAGCAGTGGGCCGGCAGCGACGCCGGGCTCTCCCCGCTGGACGCGGCGATGCAGGTGGCCATCCCCGAGTTCGACGGCCGGATCGTCACCGTGCCGTTCTCGTTCAAACGGATCGACGCCGACGGGCTGTCGGTCTACGCCGCCGACGCCGAGCGGGCCGCCCGGGTCGCCGGGATAGCCGTCCGGCAGGCCCGACTGCGCCACCTGCGGCCCGCCGACCGGCGGCTGGCGATCGTGCTCAGCTCCTACCCGACGAAACACTCCCGGGTCGGCAACGCCGTCGGGCTGGACACCCCGGCCTCGGCGGTGCGGCTGCTCGCCGCCCTCGCCGCCGCCGGCTACCACCTCGGCGACGCGCCACCGCCCACCGACGGCGATGCGCTGATCCACGCGCTGATCGCCGCCGGTGGCCACGACGTCGAGTGGCTCACCCCGGAGCAGTTGTCCGCCGCCGAGGCCCGGGTGCCCGGGGAGACCTACCGGCGCTGGTTCGACCAGGTGCCGGCCGACCTGCGGGACCGGATCCGGGAACACTGGGGCGAGCCACCCGGCGGGCTCTACACCGACGGCGGGGACATCGTCCTGGCCGGGCTGCGCTTCGGCAACGTCACCCTGCTGATCCAGCCGCCACGCGGCTTCGGCGAGAACCCGATCGCCATCTACCACGACCCCGACCTGCCACCCAGCCACCACTACCTGGCCGCGTACCGGTGGCTGGCCGCACCCGTCGCCGACGGCGGCTTCGGCGCGGACGCGGTGGTGCACCTCGGCAAGCACGGCACCCTGGAGTGGCTGCCCGGCAAGGGCCTCGGGCTGGCCGCCGACTGCGCCCCCGACGCCGTGCTGGGCGACCTGCCACTGGTCTACCCGTTCATCGTCAACGATCCCGGCGAGGGCACCCAGGCCAAGCGGCGGGCGCACGCCGTCGTGGTCGACCACCTGGTGCCGCCGATGGCCCGCGCCGAGACCTACGGCGACCTGGCGAAACTCGAACAGCTCCTGGACGAGTACGCCACCGTGCAGGCGCTCGACCCGGCGAAGGTGCCGGTGGTCCGGGGCCAGATCTGGGAGCTGGTGCGCGCCGCCGAACTGCACCACGACCTGCACACCGAGGCGATGCCCGCCGCCGACGACTTCGACGACTTCGTGCTGCACCTCGACGGCTACCTGTGCGAGGTCAAGGACGTGCAGATCCGCGACGGACTGCACATCCTGGCCGAGGTGCCCACCGGGGAGGCCCGGGTCAACCTCGTCCTCGCCGTGCTGCGCGCCCCCCAGGTGTGGGGCGGCACCCGCACCCTGCCCGGCCTGCGGCAGGCCCTCGCCGCCGGCTATGGCCTGGACGAGCAGGCGCTGCTCGCCGAGCCCGGGGCGCGGGTGGCGGTGCCGGCGGCGCTGACCGACGTCGTGGACGGGCCGGCGGTCACCGCCGCCGACGCCGTGGACCTGATCGAGGCGCTGGCCCGGCGGCTCGTCCTCGGCATGGAGACCCTCGGGTGGGACGCCGACCGGGCCGACGCGGTGGTCGCCGAGGTGACCGGTGACGGCTGCCCCGACGTCGTCGAGGTGCTCCGCTTCGCCGCCCGGGAGGTGGTGCCCCGGCTGGACCGCACCACCGACGAGATCACCCACACCCTCGGTGCGCTCGCCGGCCGGTTCGTGCCGCCGGGGCCGTCCGGGTCGCCCACCCGGGGCCTGGTCAACGTGCTCCCCACCGGCCGCAACTTCTACTCGGTCGACCCGAAGGCGATCCCCAGCCGCAACGCCTGGGACGTCGGGGTGGCGCTGGCCGAGTCGCTGCTCGCCCGCTACCGCGCCGACACCGGGGAGTACCCCCGGTCGGTCGGGTTGACCGTCTGGGGCACCAGCGCCATGCGGACCCAGGGCGACGACATCGCCGAGGTGCTGGCCCTGCTCGGCTGCCGGCCGGTGTGGGACGACCGGTCGCGGCGGGTCACCGGCGTCGAGGTGGTGCCGACGGCGGAGCTGGGCCGGCCCCGGGTCGACGTGACGGTCCGCATCTCCGGCTTCTTCCGGGACGCCTTCCCGCACGTCGTCACGCTGCTCGACGACGCCGTCCGGCTGGTCGCCGCCCTCGACGAGCCGGCCGGGGAGAACTACCTGCGGGCGCACGTGGCCGCCGACCTCGCCACGCACGGCGACGAGCGGCGGGCCACCGCCCGGATCTTCGGCTCCAAGCCGGGGGCGTACGGGGCGGGGCTGCTGCCGCTGATCGACGCCCGGAGCTGGCGCACCGACGCCGACCTCGCCGAGGTGTACGCCGTCTGGGGCGGCTACGCCTACGGCCGGGGGCTGGACGGGCGGGAGGCACGGGCCGACATGGAACGCTCCTTCGCCCGGATCGCGGTGGCGGCCAAGAACCAGGACACCCGCGAGCACGACATCGTCGACTCCGACGACTACTTCCAGTACCACGGTGGGATGGTGGCGATGGTCCGGCACCTGACCGGGGCCGCCCCGGCCGCCTACGTGGGCGACTCGGCGATGCCCCACGACGTACGCACCCGCACCCTCGGCGAGGAGACCCGGCGGGTGTTCCGGGCCCGGGTGGTCAACCCGAAGTGGATCGCCGCGATGCGCCGGCACGGCTACAAGGGCGCGTTCGAGCTGGCCGCCACCGTGGACTACCTGTTCGGCTACGACGCCACCGCCGGCGTCGTCGACGACTGGATGTACGAGCAGCTCGCCGAGGCGTACCTGTTCGACGAGCCGACCCGGGAGTTCCTGGAACGGTCGAACCCGTGGGCGCTGCGCGGCATCACCGAACGGCTGCTGGAGGCCGCCGACCGGGGCCTGTGGGCCGCACCCGACCCCGCCACCCTGGACCGTCTCCGCGAGACGTACCTGGCCACCGAGGGCGACCTGGAGGAGCGACAGTGA
- a CDS encoding aldo/keto reductase, with product MPTEITAAAADRWTLGDRTVHRLGFGTMRITVHPDRDRAVRLLRQAVDLGIDHLDTAAFYVSPGGTLGVGTGPARYATELIRAALAPYPEHLVVATKVGIRYDPALGVHEEAGPAQLRAQVEENLRRLGRDHLDLVNLRIVRRPPPDSMAERFGALAEMRDAGLIRHLGLSNARLDHLDEAQGIAPVVCVQNNYALDNRGDQDALIRECAARGIAYVPYFALAGANREGGARTDHAPAVLTVARAHHATPQQVRLAWILHQGPHVLAIPGTGDPAHLVENVAAGALRLTPDDLTALDRS from the coding sequence ATGCCGACCGAGATCACCGCCGCAGCGGCGGACCGCTGGACCCTGGGTGACCGCACCGTGCACCGACTGGGGTTCGGCACCATGCGGATCACCGTGCACCCCGACCGGGACCGGGCGGTGCGCCTGCTGCGCCAGGCCGTCGACCTGGGGATCGACCACCTCGACACCGCCGCCTTCTACGTCTCGCCGGGTGGCACGCTGGGGGTCGGCACCGGCCCCGCCCGGTACGCCACCGAGCTGATCCGCGCCGCGCTCGCCCCGTACCCGGAACACCTGGTCGTCGCCACCAAGGTCGGCATCCGGTACGACCCGGCCCTCGGCGTGCACGAGGAGGCCGGCCCGGCGCAGCTGCGCGCCCAGGTGGAGGAGAACCTGCGTCGCCTGGGCCGCGACCACCTCGACCTGGTCAACCTACGGATCGTCAGGCGCCCGCCACCGGACTCGATGGCGGAACGCTTCGGCGCGCTGGCCGAGATGCGCGACGCCGGACTGATCCGGCACCTGGGCCTGTCCAACGCCCGCCTCGACCACCTCGACGAGGCGCAGGGCATCGCCCCGGTGGTCTGCGTGCAGAACAACTACGCGCTGGACAACCGCGGTGACCAGGACGCCCTGATCCGCGAGTGCGCCGCCCGGGGGATCGCCTACGTGCCGTACTTCGCGTTGGCCGGGGCCAACCGGGAGGGCGGGGCGCGCACCGACCACGCCCCGGCGGTCCTCACCGTCGCCCGCGCCCACCACGCCACCCCGCAGCAGGTACGGCTCGCCTGGATCCTGCACCAGGGTCCGCACGTGCTGGCCATCCCCGGCACCGGGGATCCGGCCCACCTGGTCGAGAACGTCGCCGCCGGCGCGCTGCGGCTCACCCCCGACGACCTGACCGCCCTCGACCGGTCGTGA
- a CDS encoding MFS transporter has protein sequence MSVTSPPPSTVPAAVLAARNGVTVVFALNGLAVATWFARVPAVREALGLSAGRLGLLLLAMSGGAVLALTSAGLVTQRFGPARTAVGSTVLVAAGLAGVGLAAGPFESLPGVAVGLFALGYGSGTCDVAMNVEGAAVEKRLGRTILPRFHAAWSLGSVAGAGLGAGAARLGVPISVHLAVLAALVLGGTLLGASRFLPAGHAEDGSTRRGGLLAAWREPRTLLIGALVLVMAFTEGSANDWLAVAFVDGYGVSEAAGAAVFGVFVAGMTIGRTAGTVAIDRWGRVPVLIGTILLAAAGSLLAVLAGSGPLAVVGVVLWGLGASLGFPVGMSAAADEEDRAPARVSVVAVIGYTSFLASPPLLGLLGDRVGILHALLVVPVLLIPTLALVPATRPPAGPKPTAPTVKS, from the coding sequence GTGAGCGTAACCAGCCCGCCCCCCAGCACCGTACCCGCAGCGGTGCTGGCCGCCCGCAACGGCGTCACCGTGGTCTTCGCCCTCAACGGGCTCGCCGTGGCCACCTGGTTCGCCCGGGTTCCCGCGGTCCGTGAGGCGCTCGGCCTCAGCGCCGGCCGGCTCGGGCTGCTGCTGCTGGCCATGTCCGGCGGCGCGGTGCTGGCGCTGACCAGCGCCGGCCTGGTGACCCAGCGGTTCGGCCCGGCCCGCACCGCGGTCGGCTCGACGGTGCTGGTCGCGGCCGGGCTGGCCGGAGTGGGCCTCGCCGCCGGCCCGTTCGAGTCACTGCCCGGCGTCGCGGTCGGCCTGTTCGCCCTCGGCTACGGCTCCGGCACCTGCGACGTGGCGATGAACGTCGAGGGCGCGGCGGTCGAGAAACGACTGGGTCGCACCATCCTGCCCCGGTTCCACGCCGCCTGGAGCCTCGGCTCGGTGGCCGGCGCGGGCCTCGGTGCCGGCGCGGCCCGGCTCGGGGTGCCGATCAGCGTCCACCTCGCGGTGCTGGCGGCGCTGGTGCTCGGCGGCACCCTGCTCGGCGCCAGCCGGTTCCTGCCCGCCGGGCACGCCGAGGACGGGTCGACCCGTCGCGGCGGCCTGCTCGCGGCCTGGCGGGAACCGCGCACCCTGCTCATCGGCGCGCTGGTGCTGGTGATGGCGTTCACCGAGGGCAGCGCGAACGACTGGCTGGCGGTCGCCTTCGTCGACGGCTACGGGGTCAGCGAGGCCGCCGGCGCCGCCGTCTTCGGGGTCTTCGTCGCCGGTATGACCATCGGCCGGACCGCCGGCACCGTGGCCATCGACCGCTGGGGTCGGGTGCCGGTGCTGATCGGCACGATCCTGCTCGCCGCCGCCGGCTCGCTGCTGGCGGTGCTGGCCGGTTCCGGCCCGCTCGCCGTCGTCGGGGTGGTCCTCTGGGGGCTCGGCGCGTCCCTCGGCTTCCCGGTCGGGATGAGCGCCGCCGCCGACGAGGAGGACCGGGCGCCGGCCCGGGTCAGCGTCGTCGCGGTGATCGGCTACACGTCGTTCCTGGCCAGCCCGCCGCTGCTGGGTCTGCTCGGTGACCGGGTCGGCATCCTGCACGCGCTGCTGGTGGTGCCGGTGCTGCTGATCCCGACGCTGGCCCTGGTGCCGGCGACCCGCCCGCCCGCCGGCCCGAAGCCCACCGCGCCGACAGTAAAAAGCTAG
- a CDS encoding FUSC family protein: protein MLRWSWLRTAAGRLRDGWRPVVETTLAATVAWVLATRIVGHPQPFFAPAAALIVLGQARGQRVRRAVEVVLGVAAGVLVADLVVQALGPRTTWTVFTVILLTIALAVAIGASTVSVVQAAVSALYLVVVSPVTESLVPFRFVDALIGGGVAVVASQLIDVRRPLAPLVAAFWRTFDDLAAVLEQVAAALDRHDAPAAVAALEQARQLDVEPLRDAVLAAGEAVRLHVRRRRHIGRLRSVDASIGQLDYAVRNVRVLARAGVTFSRLPTPVPPELGAALRDLSRAVEAAGRALAADLEGAEEAGDRHAEDADRAALAAVRTAGRLFTPGQSLPLAMIIGQIRATAIDLLRGVRADDDAAVLARVDEALGLPAV, encoded by the coding sequence ATGCTGCGGTGGAGCTGGTTGCGGACCGCCGCCGGCCGGCTGCGTGACGGCTGGCGGCCGGTCGTCGAGACGACCCTGGCGGCCACCGTGGCCTGGGTGCTGGCCACCCGGATCGTCGGCCACCCGCAGCCCTTCTTCGCCCCGGCCGCCGCCCTGATCGTTCTCGGTCAGGCGCGGGGTCAGCGGGTGCGCCGCGCGGTCGAGGTGGTGCTCGGGGTGGCTGCCGGTGTGCTCGTCGCCGACCTGGTGGTCCAGGCCCTCGGGCCGCGTACCACCTGGACGGTCTTCACGGTCATCCTGCTCACCATCGCCCTCGCGGTCGCGATCGGGGCGAGCACCGTCTCGGTGGTGCAGGCCGCCGTCTCCGCCCTCTACCTGGTGGTGGTCTCCCCGGTCACCGAGTCGCTGGTGCCGTTCCGGTTCGTCGACGCGTTGATCGGTGGCGGGGTGGCGGTGGTGGCCAGCCAGCTCATCGACGTCCGCCGGCCGCTCGCCCCGCTGGTCGCCGCGTTCTGGCGGACCTTCGACGACCTCGCCGCGGTGCTGGAGCAGGTGGCCGCCGCCCTCGACCGGCACGACGCGCCCGCCGCGGTGGCCGCCCTGGAGCAGGCCCGGCAGCTCGACGTGGAGCCGCTGCGCGATGCCGTCCTCGCCGCCGGTGAGGCGGTCCGGCTGCACGTCCGCCGTCGCCGGCACATCGGCCGGCTCCGCAGCGTGGACGCCTCCATTGGCCAGCTCGACTACGCGGTCCGCAACGTCCGGGTGCTGGCCAGGGCGGGGGTGACGTTCAGCCGGCTGCCCACCCCCGTCCCGCCCGAGCTGGGCGCCGCGCTGCGCGACCTGTCCCGGGCGGTCGAGGCGGCCGGTCGGGCGCTCGCGGCCGACCTGGAGGGCGCGGAGGAGGCCGGCGACCGGCACGCGGAGGACGCCGACCGGGCCGCCCTGGCGGCGGTGCGGACCGCCGGGCGGCTCTTCACCCCCGGCCAGAGCCTGCCGCTGGCGATGATCATCGGTCAGATCCGGGCCACCGCCATCGACCTGCTGCGCGGGGTACGCGCCGACGACGACGCCGCCGTGTTGGCCCGGGTGGACGAGGCGCTCGGGCTGCCCGCGGTCTGA
- a CDS encoding sugar phosphate isomerase/epimerase family protein, producing the protein MERFSFNQATAQHWPLAEAVAGCAAAGVTGIGLWREPVQEYGLDRAARLVRSAGLTVTSLCRGGFFTTPDWWDENRRAIEEAATLGTRELVLVSGGLPAGSRDLDGARRQVTDAVAALADEAAAAGVRLAIEPLHPMFSADRCVIATLGQALDIAERFDPAVVGVVVDTYHVWWDDTVYAQLARAGDRIAAFQVADWVTPLPEGVLLGRALPGEGCVELRRLREAVDAAGYTGPVEVEVFQASLWSRPGPDILAATIDAYLAHVP; encoded by the coding sequence CTGGAGCGGTTCTCGTTCAACCAGGCCACCGCCCAGCACTGGCCGCTGGCCGAGGCGGTCGCCGGCTGCGCGGCGGCCGGCGTGACCGGCATCGGGCTGTGGCGGGAACCCGTCCAGGAGTACGGCCTCGACCGGGCGGCGCGGCTGGTCCGCTCCGCCGGGCTGACCGTCACCTCACTGTGCCGGGGTGGGTTCTTCACCACCCCGGACTGGTGGGACGAGAACCGGCGGGCCATCGAGGAGGCGGCCACCCTCGGCACCCGGGAACTCGTCCTGGTCTCCGGTGGACTGCCCGCCGGCAGCCGCGACCTCGACGGGGCCCGGCGACAGGTCACCGACGCGGTCGCCGCGCTCGCCGACGAGGCGGCGGCGGCCGGGGTACGGCTGGCCATCGAGCCGCTGCACCCGATGTTCAGCGCCGACCGGTGCGTGATCGCCACCCTCGGACAGGCGCTCGACATCGCCGAACGCTTCGACCCGGCGGTGGTCGGGGTGGTGGTCGACACCTACCACGTGTGGTGGGACGACACGGTGTACGCGCAGCTCGCCCGCGCCGGTGACCGGATCGCCGCGTTCCAGGTGGCGGACTGGGTGACCCCGCTGCCGGAGGGGGTGCTGCTCGGTCGGGCGCTGCCCGGCGAGGGCTGCGTGGAGCTGCGCCGGCTGCGCGAGGCGGTCGACGCCGCCGGGTACACCGGGCCGGTCGAGGTCGAGGTGTTCCAGGCCTCGCTCTGGTCCCGGCCCGGCCCGGACATCCTCGCCGCCACCATCGACGCGTACCTCGCGCACGTGCCCTGA